CCGACGAGACGGACCCGCCGAGGATAGAGCACCCCATGCCTCCAGCTGCTCGAATCAGTGACATGCATACCTGCCCGAAATCGGAGCCGGGCCCGGTGCCACATGTGGGAGGGCCCGTGTCGGTGGGTGAGCCAACGGTGCTCATCGGCTACATGCCCGCGGCGCGAGTGGGTGACATGGCCGTGTGCGTGGGGCCTCCGGACTCCATCTCCCAGGGCGAATCGACGGTGATCATCGGCGGCAAGCCCGCGGCGCGGTTGGGAGATCCCACCTCGCATGGCGGAGTGGTGGTCGCGGGCTGTCCGACGGTGCTCATCGGCGTTCCCGCTCAATCCAAGTGCATGGCGGATGCGTCGTCAGGGGGCGCTCCCTTCGTGACGAAGGCCGGGTCGTGATCGTTCACCAGGACCATCGGCATGCTGAGAATCCATGACACGCAGTTGTCCACGCTGCGCAAGCACTTCCTGGCCGAGTCCTTGGCCCGGTCGTTCCAATCGTCCGCGCTGAGCTCCTCCGTGGAGTCCGCGACCGGGGATGTGCTGGTGGCGGATGCCAAGGGCAACCAGGCCCGTTACACGTTGGACGGGCATGGGTTCGTCAATGGTGTGACGAGCCCCCTGGGGCGCCGGTGGCGGCTGGAGAACGACTCCCAGGGAAAGCTGCTCGCCCTGACCGATCCCAAGGGCCTGCGCCTCGGTCTGGCCTATGACTCGCGAGGCCTGCTCTCCAGCGCAGCGCATGGCTCCCACAAGCTCTTCGACGTGGGCTACGACAAGCAGGGGCTGCTCAACGAGCTCATCTACCCCGATGGGACCCGGCGCAGCTACGAGTACAAGACGCCGGAGTTGATCTCGGTCGTGGTCAACCGGCTCGGCGCCGAGGTGGAATACGAGTACGGCCCGGGGGGATTGCTCGAATCCATCTGGAATGGGAATGGCCACCAGACACGCTTCGAGTATGGCCGGTGGAGCCGCCCTGATCGTGTCATCCGCGCGGACGGCTCGCACGAGTCGTATGTGTACAACTCCCGTGGGCTCGTCGAGCGGATCCTCACCGGCTCCGAGCTGCTGGCCCACGTCGAATACGACGACCAGGATCAGCCCGTCGTCATCACCTACGGCGATGGAGAGAGGCTCTCGCGCGTCTATGCGGGGGGCAGGCTCGTCGAGGCGTCCGCCGCGGATTCCACCGTCAAGTATGTGTACGACGACAAGGGCCGTGTCCTCGAGGAGCACCAGGATGGGCTCGTCGTCCGGTATGCCTATGACGAGTCGGGTGCACTGACGGGGCTGACGTATCCCTCTGGCGAGCAGGTCGAGTTCACCCAGGATGCAGACCATCGTCCTTCGAGCATCCGCACCTGGACGGGGGAGTTCTACCGCTTTGGATATGGCGCGGATGAGCGGACGATCGAGCTCTCCGGTCCCAATGATCTGACCACCGTCATCCGGCAATCACAGCTCGGGCGGCCCGTCTCGGTGGTGACCCGGCGCTCCAACTTCGCCACGGCTCGGGATCTCTTCTCGTATACATGCGAGTATGACGCCGAGGCCCGGCTGCGATCGTGCAAGGATTCTCACTTCGGGAGCCGGCGGTTCACCTACGATGCCGAAGGGCAGCTTCTCGAGGTCGATTCCGAGAACCCCAGCCAGAGAGAGGGCTTCGCATACGATCACGCGGGGAACCGTGTGCGTTGGAACGAGCAGCGCGCCACCTTTGATTCCCTCGATCGGCTGATCCAGCAGGGGGACACCTGGTGTCGCTACGATGCACGCGGAAACCTCGTGTCCCTGCGCTCCGCCGAGGGCGAGTGGATCTACCGATACAACCTTCGCAACCTGCTCGTGGAGGCGCGCGGTCCCGGAGGGAAGAGGGTCTCCTTCGGATACGACGCGCTCGGGCGCCGCATCTGGAAGCGCACAGCGACGGCGGAGGTCCGCTACGTCTGGGCGGGTGAGACGCTCATCGGTGAGGTGGAGAAGTCCGGTGGTCGGACCCTCACCCGTGACTTCCTCTACATCCCGGGGACGTATACGCCCCTGGCCATGCGTGTGGATGGCCGCGTCTACTCCTACCACACGGATCACCGG
Above is a window of Cystobacter fuscus DNA encoding:
- a CDS encoding PAAR domain-containing protein; translation: MHTCPKSEPGPVPHVGGPVSVGEPTVLIGYMPAARVGDMAVCVGPPDSISQGESTVIIGGKPAARLGDPTSHGGVVVAGCPTVLIGVPAQSKCMADASSGGAPFVTKAGS
- a CDS encoding RHS repeat-associated core domain-containing protein; its protein translation is MLRIHDTQLSTLRKHFLAESLARSFQSSALSSSVESATGDVLVADAKGNQARYTLDGHGFVNGVTSPLGRRWRLENDSQGKLLALTDPKGLRLGLAYDSRGLLSSAAHGSHKLFDVGYDKQGLLNELIYPDGTRRSYEYKTPELISVVVNRLGAEVEYEYGPGGLLESIWNGNGHQTRFEYGRWSRPDRVIRADGSHESYVYNSRGLVERILTGSELLAHVEYDDQDQPVVITYGDGERLSRVYAGGRLVEASAADSTVKYVYDDKGRVLEEHQDGLVVRYAYDESGALTGLTYPSGEQVEFTQDADHRPSSIRTWTGEFYRFGYGADERTIELSGPNDLTTVIRQSQLGRPVSVVTRRSNFATARDLFSYTCEYDAEARLRSCKDSHFGSRRFTYDAEGQLLEVDSENPSQREGFAYDHAGNRVRWNEQRATFDSLDRLIQQGDTWCRYDARGNLVSLRSAEGEWIYRYNLRNLLVEARGPGGKRVSFGYDALGRRIWKRTATAEVRYVWAGETLIGEVEKSGGRTLTRDFLYIPGTYTPLAMRVDGRVYSYHTDHRGAPIRLTNEVGSVVWAAEYSAYGQASVLVDRISNPLRLPGQYHDEETGLQYNRFRYYSPLLGRYLTEDPTTYLGGLHFYSYANNDPINSADPQGLWSWSGVASAVAGAVVGIAVTAAVILTAPVSLPALAVTAAAVVLGGAAAGAVGFGLNEALNQTDFCFLCILKEMGRGALIGAVASLPFAFLPATAGVLAFMGAGAASGALGYIGDWITNPGAEWSWSAFGWSVGLGAVTAGAGRYIAGKYTQWKQSRNAPREAPPPETPQPAAPPSPPQPPPPKTYSRADAKEVFVNSEGRQGPGKNVGHAGDHVPLNNENPATLAQNRPNKANTTTYRSGSQAERDLRDIMNANKTDIDALPPDGITTAGGEHTISQQRTGFNSEYGQPAQPVVFNQVTWRVCRLPDGSLHLMHFSPKL